One window of the Magnetococcales bacterium genome contains the following:
- the nuoH gene encoding NADH-quinone oxidoreductase subunit NuoH, whose protein sequence is MDEILKTVHATGEGFLGPLLWPLAWVVIKVVLLLAPVLFMVTYITLAERKVIGAMQVRPGPNRVGFFGILQPLADAVKLIFKETILPERADKGLFLLAPLLTLVPALLAWAVVPFSPELILADINIGILYILAISSLGAYGIIISGWASNSRYAFLGSMRSVGQMVSYEVSMGFTLIPVILITGSLSLVDVVEQQKDWWNVIPLAPMFVIYFISVVAETNRSPFDLPEAEPELVAGFFTEYSAMSSGLFFMGEYANIVLVSFLGALVFLGGWLPPVSLLSFIPGIIWLGLKAAFLMFVFLWIRATFPRYRYDQLMRLGWKVFLPVSLFWIFLTGLVVQLFRGV, encoded by the coding sequence ATGGATGAAATCCTGAAAACGGTGCATGCAACGGGGGAAGGGTTCCTGGGACCGCTTCTCTGGCCGTTGGCATGGGTGGTGATCAAGGTCGTCCTGCTGTTGGCGCCGGTCCTGTTTATGGTAACCTACATCACCCTGGCGGAACGCAAGGTGATCGGGGCGATGCAGGTGCGACCAGGCCCCAACCGGGTCGGATTCTTTGGGATTCTTCAACCTCTGGCCGATGCGGTCAAACTGATCTTCAAGGAGACGATCCTGCCTGAGCGGGCGGACAAGGGATTGTTTCTTCTGGCACCGCTCCTGACACTGGTTCCGGCGCTTCTGGCCTGGGCGGTGGTTCCGTTTTCTCCCGAACTGATTCTGGCCGACATCAACATCGGTATCCTCTACATCCTGGCGATTTCGTCCCTGGGCGCCTATGGCATCATCATTTCGGGATGGGCCTCCAATTCGCGCTACGCCTTTCTGGGGAGCATGCGTTCGGTGGGACAGATGGTCTCCTACGAGGTGTCGATGGGCTTTACCCTGATTCCGGTGATTCTCATCACGGGAAGCCTGAGTCTGGTGGATGTGGTCGAACAGCAGAAGGATTGGTGGAATGTCATTCCGCTGGCACCGATGTTCGTGATTTATTTCATCTCGGTGGTGGCGGAAACCAACCGCTCGCCGTTCGACCTGCCGGAGGCGGAACCGGAGTTGGTGGCAGGGTTTTTCACCGAATATTCCGCGATGAGTTCGGGGCTGTTTTTCATGGGGGAATATGCCAACATCGTCCTGGTTTCCTTTCTCGGGGCGCTGGTGTTTCTGGGGGGGTGGCTTCCTCCGGTGTCGCTGTTGTCGTTCATTCCGGGGATCATCTGGCTGGGGTTGAAGGCGGCGTTTTTAATGTTTGTCTTCTTGTGGATCCGGGCGACGTTTCCCCGTTATCGCTACGACCAACTGATGCGGCTGGGGTGGAAGGTGTTTCTGCCGGTGTCACTGTTCTGGATTTTTCTGACTGGATTGGTGGTGCAGTTGTTCCGGGGGGTGTGA